In the Mangifera indica cultivar Alphonso unplaced genomic scaffold, CATAS_Mindica_2.1 Un_0040, whole genome shotgun sequence genome, one interval contains:
- the LOC123206506 gene encoding uncharacterized protein LOC123206506: MPGPGPHMMYAMGSALGFMRVSNGRFNAHHGLTYTINAFFGPDIGPFFEWVGSFFSDSFGSAIAKAIHHPFYYFLILGFPMCVLYSWLSRFLLLGGLLDSDSGVPLSRRQCLLLVCAGSLSHFFLDHLFEVKFGV, from the exons ATGCCAGGCCCAGGTCCACACATGATGTATGCGATGGGATCGGCGCTGGGATTTATGCGAGTTTCTAACGGTCGGTTCAACGCCCACCACGGGTTAACTTACACCATCAACGCCTTCTTCGGTCCCGACATTGGTCCCTTCTTCGAATGGGTCGGTTCCTTCTTCTCTGACTCGTTCGGCTCCGCTATAGCCAAAGCCATTCACCaccctttttattatttcttgatTCTCGGCTTCCCTATGTGTGTTCTTTATTCTTGGCTCTCCAGGTTTTTGCTACTTGGAGGACTTCTTGATTCGGATTCTGGG GTGCCCCTGTCAAGGAGGCAGTGCTTATTGTTGGTCTGCGCTGGTTCTTTATCTCACTTTTTCCTTGACCATTTATTTGAGGTAAAGTTTGGAGTTTGA